A genomic segment from Flavobacterium litorale encodes:
- the sufD gene encoding Fe-S cluster assembly protein SufD, whose product MDLKEKLLSSFMAFEERLDIESDLHDIRTNAIKNFEYNGFPTKKDEAWKYTSLNNILKNDFSVFPKQENAISYPEVKKYFIHDVDTYKLVFIDGIFSSFLSSTTHEGIDVCLMSSALNKPKYKDVVDTYYNKVADTKDSITSLNTAFAVEGAYINVPKNKVADKPIEIMYLSTGNEAALMTNPRNLVIVGENAQVQIIERHQSLNNNPVLTNSVTEMFVAENAIADYYKVQNDVQTANLIDNTYISQKRNSNASVHTFSFGGNVTRNNLNFYHKGEHIESTMKGITIIGDRQHVDHYTLVHHATPNCESHQNYKGIYGDKSTGVFNGKIYVEKEAQKTDAFQQNNNVLLSEKASINAKPQLEIFADDVKCSHGCTIGQLDESAMFYMQSRGIPKKEAKALLMYAFSNEVIESIRLPELKSRITKLIAKKLGVNMGFDL is encoded by the coding sequence ATGGATTTAAAAGAAAAACTATTATCGTCTTTTATGGCGTTTGAGGAGCGTTTGGATATCGAATCGGATTTACACGATATTCGCACCAATGCCATAAAAAACTTCGAATATAACGGCTTTCCTACCAAAAAGGACGAGGCTTGGAAATATACATCGCTTAATAACATCCTTAAAAACGATTTTAGCGTATTCCCAAAACAAGAAAACGCAATAAGCTACCCTGAGGTAAAAAAGTACTTTATTCATGATGTAGATACTTATAAGTTAGTGTTTATAGATGGTATATTTAGCTCCTTTTTATCATCAACTACGCACGAGGGTATTGATGTTTGCCTAATGTCATCAGCATTAAACAAACCCAAGTACAAGGATGTTGTAGATACCTACTACAATAAAGTAGCCGATACTAAAGATAGTATTACATCGCTTAACACAGCATTTGCTGTAGAGGGTGCCTATATTAATGTACCCAAAAACAAGGTAGCCGACAAACCAATCGAAATCATGTACCTCTCTACAGGGAATGAGGCAGCGTTAATGACAAACCCTCGAAACCTTGTTATAGTAGGCGAAAACGCACAGGTACAAATTATAGAGCGTCACCAAAGCCTTAACAACAACCCAGTACTAACCAATAGTGTTACAGAGATGTTTGTGGCAGAAAATGCTATTGCCGACTATTACAAAGTACAAAACGATGTACAAACGGCAAACCTTATTGATAATACCTACATAAGCCAAAAGCGCAACAGTAACGCATCGGTACACACCTTTTCGTTTGGTGGTAATGTTACCCGTAACAACCTTAACTTTTACCACAAAGGCGAGCATATAGAGAGTACCATGAAAGGTATTACCATTATTGGCGATAGACAACACGTGGACCATTATACGCTAGTACACCACGCAACCCCAAATTGCGAAAGCCACCAAAACTACAAAGGTATTTATGGCGATAAGTCGACGGGGGTATTTAATGGTAAAATATACGTAGAGAAAGAAGCACAAAAAACAGATGCTTTCCAGCAGAATAACAACGTATTATTGAGCGAAAAAGCATCGATAAACGCAAAACCACAATTAGAGATATTTGCCGATGATGTAAAATGCTCACACGGATGTACCATTGGTCAGCTCGACGAGAGTGCTATGTTTTACATGCAGTCGCGTGGTATTCCTAAAAAAGAAGCCAAAGCATTACTAATGTACGCATTTAGCAACGAAGTAATTGAGAGTATTAGGCTACCCGAACTCAAAAGCAGGATTACAAAACTTATTGCCAAAAAACTAGGAGTTAATATGGGTTTTGATCTTTAA
- the sufC gene encoding Fe-S cluster assembly ATPase SufC yields MLSIKNLHASVEDKEILKGINLEVKAGEVHAIMGPNGSGKSTLSAVIAGKEEYEVTDGGIHLEGEDIGELAPEERAHKGVFLSFQYPVEIPGVSVTNFMKTAINESRKAQGKEEMPANEMLKLIREKSELLEIDRKFLSRSLNEGFSGGEKKRNEIFQMAMLEPKLAILDETDSGLDIDALRIVANGVNKLRNKDNAVVVITHYQRLLDHIVPDFVHVLYNGKIVKSGGKELAYELEEKGYDWIKSENL; encoded by the coding sequence ATGTTATCAATAAAAAACCTACACGCAAGTGTTGAAGATAAAGAGATTCTAAAAGGAATTAATCTTGAAGTAAAAGCTGGAGAGGTACACGCTATAATGGGACCCAATGGTTCGGGTAAAAGTACGCTTTCGGCAGTAATTGCTGGTAAAGAAGAGTACGAAGTTACCGATGGTGGAATTCATTTAGAAGGGGAAGATATTGGCGAGCTAGCTCCCGAAGAGAGAGCGCACAAAGGCGTTTTCCTTTCGTTTCAGTACCCTGTAGAAATACCAGGCGTATCGGTAACCAATTTTATGAAAACCGCCATTAACGAAAGCCGTAAAGCACAAGGCAAAGAAGAGATGCCTGCTAACGAGATGCTAAAACTCATCCGTGAAAAAAGCGAGTTGTTGGAGATTGACCGTAAGTTCCTTTCGCGCTCGTTAAACGAAGGTTTCTCGGGTGGTGAAAAAAAGCGTAACGAAATTTTCCAGATGGCAATGCTAGAGCCAAAACTGGCAATATTGGATGAAACCGATTCAGGTTTGGATATTGATGCGCTCCGTATAGTTGCAAATGGCGTTAACAAGCTCCGTAATAAAGATAATGCTGTAGTAGTAATTACCCACTACCAACGCTTACTAGACCATATTGTACCCGACTTTGTACACGTACTTTACAACGGTAAAATCGTAAAATCGGGCGGTAAGGAACTAGCCTACGAGCTAGAGGAAAAAGGTTACGACTGGATTAAGTCGGAAAACCTATAG
- a CDS encoding four helix bundle protein: MATIKRFEDLEIWKEARRLTTQIHKISNETGLKSDFRLRNQIKASSGSVMDNIAEGFERNGNLEFRQFLSIAKGSAGEARSQLYRLFDYGYIKEEEFNSLKTDFENLSGKINNFIIYLNNKDFKGTKFR, translated from the coding sequence ATGGCCACAATCAAACGTTTTGAAGATTTAGAGATTTGGAAGGAAGCAAGAAGGCTTACTACCCAAATACATAAAATTTCGAATGAAACGGGATTAAAGTCAGATTTTAGGTTGCGTAACCAAATAAAAGCTTCTTCAGGCTCTGTTATGGATAACATTGCTGAAGGCTTTGAAAGAAATGGAAATCTTGAATTCAGACAGTTTTTGTCTATTGCAAAGGGTTCAGCAGGCGAGGCAAGATCGCAGTTATACAGGCTATTTGATTATGGCTACATCAAAGAAGAAGAATTTAACTCGCTTAAAACTGATTTTGAAAATTTGAGTGGGAAAATAAATAATTTTATAATCTATTTAAACAATAAAGATTTTAAAGGCACAAAGTTTCGATAA